A genomic region of Lytechinus pictus isolate F3 Inbred chromosome 2, Lp3.0, whole genome shotgun sequence contains the following coding sequences:
- the LOC129254798 gene encoding uncharacterized protein LOC129254798, producing the protein MVSPGNEMMMGDGLGTLIVEDQSFFNQHSNMEVILFMLAFFAYMVLYVVYQPKKDGEQKENPRRVRRTESRYRRTRIFDVLGLSLDQCNSFRAFLDRFSTYEEVARAVKLAGITRSDMIIGVDFSASNEWQGRKSYKFGHNLHDIANGKTFNPYQRVLSIIGSTLEQFDSDHMIPVYGFGDKITRDEAVFPFKETGLPCVGFIDVLEKYHKVARTVELGGPTSFEPIIRKAIELVQDKQSYHLLLIITDGQIKDAERTGKAIVEASNHPISIIVIGVGDGPWDEMENYDDNLPQRKFDNFQFVNFHQVCSKAKYAETAFALHALMEVPDQYQAICSLGYLTNGIPPLTDNNDNTKKLK; encoded by the coding sequence ATGGTGTCCCCAGGCAATGAGATGATGATGGGAGATGGTCTAGGTACCTTGATTGTTGAGGACCAGTCCTTCTTTAACCAACACTCTAACATGGAAGTCATCCTCTTCATGCTGGCTTTCTTTGCCTACATGGTCCTCTATGTGGTCTATCAGCCAAAGAAGGATGGGGAACAAAAAGAGAACCCAAGGAGGGTGCGCAGGACTGAGTCACGCTACCGCAGGACTAGGATCTTTGACGTCTTGGGCCTGTCGTTGGACCAGTGCAATAGCTTCCGTGCTTTCCTAGATCGGTTTTCAACTTACGAGGAGGTGGCCCGGGCTGTCAAACTTGCAGGGATTACGAGGAGTGATATGATTATTGGCGTGGACTTCAGTGCCAGTAATGAATGGCAGGGGCGTAAGTCTTACAAATTTGGTCACAACTTACACGACATTGCAAATGGGAAGACCTTCAATCCTTACCAGCGGGTATTATCAATTATAGGATCTACGTTAGAGCAGTTTGACTCAGATCATATGATCCCTGTTTATGGTTTCGGGGACAAAATCACGCGGGACGAAGCTGTGTTTCCATTCAAGGAGACGGGGTTACCCTGTGTTGGGTTCATTGATGTCTTAGAAAAATACCATAAGGTGGCCAGAACAGTAGAACTTGGAGGCCCAACAAGTTTTGAACCTATCATTAGGAAAGCAATAGAACTAGTTCAAGATAAACAGTCGTACCATCTACTCCTCATTATCACTGATGGACAAATCAAAGATGCAGAAAGGACAGGGAAGGCTATTGTGGAGGCTTCCAATCATCCGATCAGTATCATCGTCATCGGTGTTGGTGATGGACCTTGGGATGAGATGGAGAACTATGACGATAATCTCCCACAgagaaaatttgacaattttcagTTTGTCAACTTCCATCAAGTCTGCAGCAAGGCAAAGTACGCAGAGACTGCATTTGCACTTCATGCACTCATGGAAGTACCAGACCAATATCAAGCAATTTGTTCATTAGGATACCTGACTAATGGAATACCTCCACTCACAGACAACAAtgataatacaaagaaactgaAATAG